A single window of Streptomyces xanthii DNA harbors:
- a CDS encoding HAD-IA family hydrolase has product MTATPTVLSARALLLDMDGTLVNSDAVVERCWLRWAAGHGLDPDQVMRVVHGRQGYASMALLLPDRPMAENHADNARMLAEETADMDGVVPVPGAAAFLDALITGGLPHALVTSADVPLSTGRMAAAGLPYPTVRVTAENVGASKPDPEGFLKGAAELGVDPADCVVFEDSGAGIAAGLAAGMRVVGIGPRAAEYGPTVQVDDLTSVRVEAAADGEILLHVG; this is encoded by the coding sequence ATGACGGCCACGCCCACCGTTCTGTCCGCACGCGCCCTGCTGCTCGACATGGACGGCACCCTCGTCAACTCCGATGCCGTCGTCGAACGCTGCTGGCTGCGCTGGGCCGCCGGCCACGGGCTCGACCCCGACCAGGTCATGCGGGTCGTGCACGGCCGCCAGGGCTACGCCTCGATGGCACTGCTGCTGCCCGACCGCCCCATGGCCGAGAACCACGCGGACAACGCCCGCATGCTCGCCGAGGAGACCGCCGACATGGACGGCGTCGTGCCCGTGCCGGGCGCGGCCGCGTTCCTCGACGCGCTGATCACCGGCGGCCTCCCGCACGCCCTGGTCACCTCGGCCGACGTCCCCCTGTCGACCGGCCGGATGGCCGCCGCGGGGCTGCCCTACCCGACGGTCCGGGTGACCGCCGAGAACGTGGGCGCCAGCAAGCCCGACCCCGAGGGCTTCCTCAAGGGCGCCGCCGAACTGGGCGTCGACCCCGCCGACTGCGTCGTCTTCGAGGACTCCGGCGCGGGCATCGCGGCGGGCCTCGCCGCCGGCATGCGGGTCGTCGGGATCGGGCCCCGGGCCGCCGAGTACGGCCCCACCGTCCAGGTCGACGACCTGACCTCCGTGCGCGTCGAGGCGGCGGCCGACGGGGAGATCCTGCTGCACGTGGGCTGA